Proteins from a single region of Osmerus eperlanus chromosome 26, fOsmEpe2.1, whole genome shotgun sequence:
- the lpxn gene encoding leupaxin isoform X2, which translates to MDELDLLLEELVLNPTGYETGLQTSRTGSDDTAAHSYDQMISLRGKGSGSTNVYSKLPAPVEACPLSPASATRELDSIMQDLLGLGQELSGSNCPETPPPLTQKKSVKKTDQGKDGGGDEKSSSLTTTSPGRKVDAIDNLLGDLNSDMEKMGVHTTAKGHCASCGKSIVGKMISALGEAWHPEHFVCVVCKTELSGFFERDGKAYCEHDYHQLFSPRCAYCKGPILQNILTAMDCSWHPEHFFCAHCGDVFGPEGYQEKDGKPYCNKDFYDLFSPKCSGCGKPVRDNYLTAANGTWHPDCFVCADCLQPFRDGCFLEMDGRPLCSLHYHSRQGTLCGGCEKPIAGRCISAMGHKFHPEHFVCAFCLRQLNQGVFKEQDGKPYCNMCHTKLFV; encoded by the exons ATGGATGAGCTTG ATCTTCTGTTGGAGGAGCTGGTCCTAAATCCAACCGGATATGAAACAGGCCTGCAGAccagcaggacaggaagtgatgacacAGCCGCCCACAGTTATGACCAG atgaTTTCACTGAGAGGAAAGGGGTCAGGCAGCACTAATGTGTACAG CAAGCTGCCAGCTCCGGTGGAGGCCTGCCCTCTGAGCCCAGCCTCGGCTACCAGGGAGCTGGACTCCATCATGCAGGACCTCCTGGGCCTTGGTCAGGAG CTTTCAGGAAGCAACTGTCCAGAGACTCCGCCCCCGCTCACCCAAAAAAAGAGCGTGAAAAAGACCGACcaagggaaagatggaggaggggatgagaagaGCTCCAGTCTGACCACAACGTCTCCAGGCAGAAAGGTAGACGCCATCGATAACCTCCTGGGGGACCTGAACTCGGACATGGAGAAGATGGGCGTCCACACGACCGCCAAGGGTCACTGTGCCTCCTGTGGCAAGAGCATTGTGGGAAAG ATGATCTCGGCGCTGGGAGAGGCGTGGCACCCAGAGCACTTTGTGTGCGTAGTGTGTAAGACGGAGCTGTCTGGCTTCTTTGAGAGGGACGGCAAGGCCTACTGCGAACACGACTACCATCAACTCTTCTCCCCTCGCTGTGCCTACTGCAAGGGGCCCATTCTGCAG AACATCCTGACTGCCATGGACTGTTCCTGGCACCCCGAGCACTTCTTCTGTGCCCACTGTGGAGACGTGTTTGGTCCAGAAG gCTACCAGGAGAAAGATGGGAAACCGTACTGCAACAAAGATTTCTACGATCTCTTTTCCCCTAAGTGCTCAGGTTGTGGGAAGCCAGTGAGGGATAACTACCTGACTGCTGCCAACGGCACTTGGCACCCAGACTGCTTTGTCTGTGCT gaCTGCCTCCAGCCCTTTAGGGACGGCTGTTTCCTGGAGATGGACGGGCGCCCCCTGTGCTCTCTCCACTACCACTCCCGCCAGGGCACCCTGTGCGGGGGGTGCGAGAAGCCCATTGCGGGCCGCTGCATCTCCGCCATGGGGCACAAGTTCCACCCCGAGCACTTTGTCTGTGCGTTCTGCCTCCGCCAGCTCAACCAGGGGGTGTTCAAGGAGCAGGATGGGAAGCCGTACTGCAATATGTGCCACACCAAACTGTTCGTCTGA
- the lpxn gene encoding leupaxin isoform X3, translating into MLIQLTPRRRPPLPSTLAVHPRRPLAGFVGCRAGSGGVYERRTSHLSGSNCPETPPPLTQKKSVKKTDQGKDGGGDEKSSSLTTTSPGRKVDAIDNLLGDLNSDMEKMGVHTTAKGHCASCGKSIVGKMISALGEAWHPEHFVCVVCKTELSGFFERDGKAYCEHDYHQLFSPRCAYCKGPILQNILTAMDCSWHPEHFFCAHCGDVFGPEGYQEKDGKPYCNKDFYDLFSPKCSGCGKPVRDNYLTAANGTWHPDCFVCADCLQPFRDGCFLEMDGRPLCSLHYHSRQGTLCGGCEKPIAGRCISAMGHKFHPEHFVCAFCLRQLNQGVFKEQDGKPYCNMCHTKLFV; encoded by the exons ATGTTGATTCAACTCACTCCTCGCCGGCGACCACCCTTGCCGTCCACCCTCGCGGTCCACCCTCGCCGTCCACTCGCTGGCTTTGTCGGTTGTCGAGCTGGCTCAGGCGGGGTTTATGAAAGAAGGACTTCGCAC CTTTCAGGAAGCAACTGTCCAGAGACTCCGCCCCCGCTCACCCAAAAAAAGAGCGTGAAAAAGACCGACcaagggaaagatggaggaggggatgagaagaGCTCCAGTCTGACCACAACGTCTCCAGGCAGAAAGGTAGACGCCATCGATAACCTCCTGGGGGACCTGAACTCGGACATGGAGAAGATGGGCGTCCACACGACCGCCAAGGGTCACTGTGCCTCCTGTGGCAAGAGCATTGTGGGAAAG ATGATCTCGGCGCTGGGAGAGGCGTGGCACCCAGAGCACTTTGTGTGCGTAGTGTGTAAGACGGAGCTGTCTGGCTTCTTTGAGAGGGACGGCAAGGCCTACTGCGAACACGACTACCATCAACTCTTCTCCCCTCGCTGTGCCTACTGCAAGGGGCCCATTCTGCAG AACATCCTGACTGCCATGGACTGTTCCTGGCACCCCGAGCACTTCTTCTGTGCCCACTGTGGAGACGTGTTTGGTCCAGAAG gCTACCAGGAGAAAGATGGGAAACCGTACTGCAACAAAGATTTCTACGATCTCTTTTCCCCTAAGTGCTCAGGTTGTGGGAAGCCAGTGAGGGATAACTACCTGACTGCTGCCAACGGCACTTGGCACCCAGACTGCTTTGTCTGTGCT gaCTGCCTCCAGCCCTTTAGGGACGGCTGTTTCCTGGAGATGGACGGGCGCCCCCTGTGCTCTCTCCACTACCACTCCCGCCAGGGCACCCTGTGCGGGGGGTGCGAGAAGCCCATTGCGGGCCGCTGCATCTCCGCCATGGGGCACAAGTTCCACCCCGAGCACTTTGTCTGTGCGTTCTGCCTCCGCCAGCTCAACCAGGGGGTGTTCAAGGAGCAGGATGGGAAGCCGTACTGCAATATGTGCCACACCAAACTGTTCGTCTGA
- the lpxn gene encoding leupaxin isoform X1, whose translation MDELDLLLEELVLNPTGYETGLQTSRTGSDDTAAHSYDQQMISLRGKGSGSTNVYSKLPAPVEACPLSPASATRELDSIMQDLLGLGQELSGSNCPETPPPLTQKKSVKKTDQGKDGGGDEKSSSLTTTSPGRKVDAIDNLLGDLNSDMEKMGVHTTAKGHCASCGKSIVGKMISALGEAWHPEHFVCVVCKTELSGFFERDGKAYCEHDYHQLFSPRCAYCKGPILQNILTAMDCSWHPEHFFCAHCGDVFGPEGYQEKDGKPYCNKDFYDLFSPKCSGCGKPVRDNYLTAANGTWHPDCFVCADCLQPFRDGCFLEMDGRPLCSLHYHSRQGTLCGGCEKPIAGRCISAMGHKFHPEHFVCAFCLRQLNQGVFKEQDGKPYCNMCHTKLFV comes from the exons ATGGATGAGCTTG ATCTTCTGTTGGAGGAGCTGGTCCTAAATCCAACCGGATATGAAACAGGCCTGCAGAccagcaggacaggaagtgatgacacAGCCGCCCACAGTTATGACCAG cagatgaTTTCACTGAGAGGAAAGGGGTCAGGCAGCACTAATGTGTACAG CAAGCTGCCAGCTCCGGTGGAGGCCTGCCCTCTGAGCCCAGCCTCGGCTACCAGGGAGCTGGACTCCATCATGCAGGACCTCCTGGGCCTTGGTCAGGAG CTTTCAGGAAGCAACTGTCCAGAGACTCCGCCCCCGCTCACCCAAAAAAAGAGCGTGAAAAAGACCGACcaagggaaagatggaggaggggatgagaagaGCTCCAGTCTGACCACAACGTCTCCAGGCAGAAAGGTAGACGCCATCGATAACCTCCTGGGGGACCTGAACTCGGACATGGAGAAGATGGGCGTCCACACGACCGCCAAGGGTCACTGTGCCTCCTGTGGCAAGAGCATTGTGGGAAAG ATGATCTCGGCGCTGGGAGAGGCGTGGCACCCAGAGCACTTTGTGTGCGTAGTGTGTAAGACGGAGCTGTCTGGCTTCTTTGAGAGGGACGGCAAGGCCTACTGCGAACACGACTACCATCAACTCTTCTCCCCTCGCTGTGCCTACTGCAAGGGGCCCATTCTGCAG AACATCCTGACTGCCATGGACTGTTCCTGGCACCCCGAGCACTTCTTCTGTGCCCACTGTGGAGACGTGTTTGGTCCAGAAG gCTACCAGGAGAAAGATGGGAAACCGTACTGCAACAAAGATTTCTACGATCTCTTTTCCCCTAAGTGCTCAGGTTGTGGGAAGCCAGTGAGGGATAACTACCTGACTGCTGCCAACGGCACTTGGCACCCAGACTGCTTTGTCTGTGCT gaCTGCCTCCAGCCCTTTAGGGACGGCTGTTTCCTGGAGATGGACGGGCGCCCCCTGTGCTCTCTCCACTACCACTCCCGCCAGGGCACCCTGTGCGGGGGGTGCGAGAAGCCCATTGCGGGCCGCTGCATCTCCGCCATGGGGCACAAGTTCCACCCCGAGCACTTTGTCTGTGCGTTCTGCCTCCGCCAGCTCAACCAGGGGGTGTTCAAGGAGCAGGATGGGAAGCCGTACTGCAATATGTGCCACACCAAACTGTTCGTCTGA
- the znf692 gene encoding zinc finger protein 692 translates to MATDPSATSPRVEQRRQRRRELDARRSKCRVRLGSSQQSWGQLKDSLGFSLHSQLARHLLDSYVSNVCSSCSGGAKENAVVTSNESLHALILLVHHHGQHCPFPPSPQPGPAEQGEPPGPQDPAQERAPRGRRGRKRVKPGTVGTDSAPPRGSWDQETEPSPYVSEAELCLGYVCEKGHLLSWGPRQGGRGAGCSPDSGPGGDVTSPIPSAPSGPGRRRGRGLRAMAPNQGAGRGVRPRGRVHAGAVETQELVDQTTTDSSDGNLTGNEQQGEEEDPGSDSPGIEMSLDDWQENDCEKGDARQPERENYNCENENIPEAIAGNSPKRSMQTDDVTLTVCRKKRKAAPKAMLPCEFEGCGQIFSTVQYLNYHVKYKHLHQRSFLCPQPSCGKSFNFKKHLKEHEKLHSNQRDFICDRCGGAFRNNSQLLIHYRTHTGEKPLQCEVCGFACNQKASLNWHMRKHNIESSYQFPCQFCGRRFEKRYNLSTHHRRSHPEQVLDHANTLANTTTPEEPPPNPGPSDKLVKSELTLP, encoded by the exons ATGGCGACCGACCCGTCGGCAACTTCTCCCCGGGTAGAGCAGCGTCGCCAGCGGAGGAGAGAGCTGGATGCCAGGAGGAGTAAATGTCGGGTGCGTCTGGGGTCTAGCCAGCAGAGTTGGGGTCAACTGAAAGACAGTCTCGGCTTCTCTCTACACTCCCAGTTGGCGCGTCATCTACTGGATAG CTATGTTTCCAACGTGTGCTCCAGTTGCTCAG GTGGTGCAAAGGAGAACGCAGTTGTGACCTCAAACGAGTCATTGCACGCTCTCATCCTGCTGGTTCACCATCATGGGCAGCAttgccccttccctccctccccacagccAGGCCCTGCTGAGCAGGGTGAACCACCTGGACCCCAGGACCCGGCGCAGGAACGAGCGCCCAGAGGAAGGCGTGGCAGGAAACGTGTAAAGCCTGGTACGGTCGGGACAGACTCCGCCCCCCCCAGAGGGTCGTGGGACCAGGAGACGGAACCATCACCTTATGTGTCGGAggcagagctgtgtttgggctACGTCTGTGAAAAGGGTCATCTGCTCTCGTGGGGTCCCCGGCAGGGGGGACGTGGAGCGGGTTGCAGCCCAGACTCTGGGCCTGGGGGTGACGTGACAAGCCCCATCCCCTCAGCTCCGAGCGGGCCTGGAAGGCGTCGGGGGAGAGGGCTGAGGGCGATGGCTCCCAACCAGGGTGCAGGTCGGGGTGTGAGGCCCAGAGGGAGAGTTCACGCTGGGGCTGTGGAGACACAGGAGCTGGTCGACCAAACCACCACCGACTCGAGTGACGGGAACTTGACAG GAAATGaacagcagggtgaggaggaggatccAGGAAGTGACTCCCCGGGGATTGAGATGTCATTGGATGATTG gcaggaaaatGACTGCGAGAAGGGAGATGCTAGGCAACCGGAGAGGGAAAACTACAACTGCGAGAATGAAAACATCCCCGAAGCTATCGCGGGGAATTCGCCGAAAAG ATCCATGCAGACGGATGATGTCACTCTGACTGTATGCAGAAAGAAAAG AAAAGCAGCCCCCAAAGCCATGCTGCCTTGTGAGTTTGAGGGTTGCGGTCAAATCTTCTCCACTGTTCAGTATCTGAAC TACCACGTGAAGTACAAACACCTACATCAGAGGAGCTTCCTCTGCCCCCAGCCCTCGTGCGGGAAGTCCTTCAACTTCAAAAAGCACCTGAAGGAACATGAGAAACTGCACAGCA ATCAAAGGGACTTCATCTGTGATCGTTGCGGCGGAGCGTTCCGGAACAACAGCCAACTGCTGATCCACTACCGAACACACACCGGGGAGAAGCCCCTCCA GTGTGAGGTGTGCGGCTTCGCCTGCAACCAGAAGGCCTCTCTCAACTGGCACATGCGGAAGCACAACATCGAGAGCAGCTACCAGTTCCCCTGTCAGTTCTGCGGCCGGCGCTTTGAGAAGAGATACAATCTGAGCACCCATCACCGCCGGAGTCATCCAGAACAGGTTCTGGATCACGCCAACACCCTCGCCAACACCACTACCCCCGAGGAACCACCGCCAAACCCTGGCCCCAGTGACAAACTGGTCAAATCAGAACTGACTCTACCGTAA